From Cydia fagiglandana chromosome 24, ilCydFagi1.1, whole genome shotgun sequence, a single genomic window includes:
- the LOC134676186 gene encoding uncharacterized protein LOC134676186 isoform X3 yields MDNSIALTMENVLRNDSACRICLVQGEGMQALFVEGNGIIEQIEYCTGIRLLNEPTLPSHICPPCLTHLSIAHSFKSTCLSSHHTLHPHAQTLVNTDVKIERDDDWVKVERKSKRIKMKKEKEDRIKNRKPPQAHEYIYTENNQTMYVNIGNSFTEPSLSSTGSDRIPGDSVLHEKTPKKRSKKGSADASNWETNRVKKAREFGRAYLSQKRLKGVKVGFETRKERKMGPPCFSSLCRKSAKRRCDIIKDKDRKYCFNKFWGLNWTDKKQYAIDLVDVTHCNNKKVNGESRRTKTIKYNLEVNNECWPVCKKMFLNTLSVGEKTVLGWLEKACEQAAMNNTS; encoded by the exons ATGGACAATAGCATAGCATTAACAATGGAAAATGTTTTGAGAAATGATTCAGCATGTAGAATATGCTTAGTTCAGGGCGAGGGCATGCAAGCCCTTTTTGTTGAAGGGAATGGTATAATAGAACAAATAGAATATTGTACTGGCATAAGA CTCCTCAATGAACCTACCCTCCCCTCTCACATCTGCCCCCCCTGCCTCACGCACCTCTCCATCGCGCACTCCTTCAAGTCCACCTGTCTGTCCTCGCACCACACGCTGCACCCGCACGCTCAGACGCTGGTCAATACTGATGTGAAGATTGAGCGGGACGATGATTGGGTGAAGGTGGAAAGGAAGAGTAAGAGGATCAAGATGAAGAAGGAGAAAGAAGACAG AATTAAAAATCGAAAACCACCCCAGGCCCACGAATATATCTACACAGAAAACAATCAGACCATGTATGTTAATATTGGGAACAGTTTCACCGAACCAAGCTTATCTTCAACCGGCTCCGACAGAATACCTGGCGACTCAGTCTTGCACGAGAAAACACCAAAGAAGAGATCCAAAAAAGGCTCCGCTGATGCCTCAAACTGGGAGACAAATAGAGTCAAGAAGGCTAGAGAATTCGGGAGAGCGTATTTGAGTCAGAAGCGGTTAAAAGGTGTAAAAGTCGGATTTGAAACAAGGAAGGAACGAAAAATGGGACCGCCTTGCTTCTCTAGCTTATGTCGTAAAAGCGCGAAGCGAAGATGCGATATCATAAAGGATAAAGACAGAAAATACTGTTTTAACAAATTCTGGGGGTTAAATTGGACAGATAAAAAGCAATACGCTATAGATTTAGTAGATGTTACtcattgtaataataaaaaggtGAATGGCGAGTCGAGAAGGACAAAGACTATTAAGTATAACTTGGAGGTCAATAATGAGTGTTGGCCGGTTTGTAAGAAGATGTTTTTGAATACGTTGAGTGTGGGAGAGAAGACGGTGTTGGGTTGGTTGGAAAAAGCTTGTGAGCAGGCGGCCATGAATAACACTAGTTAA